The following are encoded together in the Dysgonomonadaceae bacterium PH5-43 genome:
- a CDS encoding autotransporter translocation and assembly factor TamB (product_source=COG2911; cog=COG2911; pfam=PF04357; transmembrane_helix_parts=Inside_1_6,TMhelix_7_26,Outside_27_1479) yields MKIFKYIVWVICIVVVIFYILPTSLLQVPYFQRKISEEISDYLQEKIETEVSIEQISFQPFNKLILKNIFIEDQDGDTLFSAKRVACGFDLLPLFRKKFHFSSAQLYTFKLHLKKESDNAPLNLQYIIDAFKSDSESSSSPIDVNIKTISLGHGTFSYKVKDKVSDNIKFNPKDMHLSNISAKINLHKLTNNELNADIKRLRFSEKSGFNLKHLSLDIEKNNEGIVVNNINIELPKSKIKLKDVYADFKDLAEEDNILEKANFGLQITQTKITLQDIAAFVPAFTGFDDYIDVQTTVKGSLNNLYCSDLTIKDGKDMRLQINANIKNLLSDNPSDVFVNANIKKSYINANGLTTIINNFAENPLNTKYLNNLGLILIDGNISGYSNNLHNKIKIDSEVGDLAIDVNFGKSANSFVKGNIQSSSVNLKGLLNNSDVGNAIFNISMDFTVDNNKNPKGKIDALINEIVYKNYKYENISLLGELTSNSFNGSLNAKSVDGQLNAEGLFLLDGENSEFNFKANASKLFLDKLNLTHKYINPSLSFNIDANFTGDRPENMQGTINIDNVLFSTEKGDYDIDHIDIYSNVDGKYKEWVIDSDLLKGSVKGNYSMKTLVGSIKNTLSKHIPSIIPDAKLQKHQDNNIALELLVNDTRKFSYILELPISFNKGFSIKGDYNSDNDILNFNALCPALKYKNNRIENGEILLTNNDEAIDINIKGIAFQKKNKISIDAGFNAFNDSIYSSLKWIENNKGKYKGELNFTTHLDLENRNLPKALMQFDSSELVFNDSLWLISPTIIEYKNEVLNINNFEASTEQQKINIDGFVSKVPEDELNILLDNVSLDYIFKSLNKKALTFGGVASGYVTAKDVYNTRQLSTVLNVDSFSFNKTTFGDLDLKGVWNDEDMLIEMDGFVYDNDSCNVAVNGYIHPVKEEISMTFDALNADATFLRRYLDNVVQNLSGRITGKLRLFGDLNNPTVEGDAFVKDGRFKIDFLNTEYSFSDWVRCTPEQIRLTNVLFDDGHGNKALANGFVNHKEFANFQFEAGLTYSDFKIFDATEKTNPNFYGPVFGSGSASIKGTEQTVNIDVSMNNSENTQLTLNFMEARDVETYNFINFKTPKAEDTVAVVNPWEWEASETKKEENNEGTEIIFNLNLNVNSQAAINMIMDPSSGDKITGYGNGNINLQYGSKTSLKVYGNYNIERGKYNFSFQQAIFRNFDIREGSTISFKGDPFLADLDIKAVYTVTANLGDLDQQLLQVSARNNVPIDCILLLNGSLEQPMIKFDLELPNSTAELERQVKSYIRTEDMLNRQIVYLLVIGRFYTSPEYTRTNGRYNNDLSLITNTLSNQITNILGTITDNVQVGTKFHYSGEGEETSTEVELLLSSTLLNNRLVINGNFGYVDNPYLQNNNDNLSLIGDFDVEYKLTPKGDIRLKGFNRYNYRNYFSTSPEMTQGVGVVYRKDFNNWKNLFFRKKSKQVNGTEN; encoded by the coding sequence ATGAAGATATTTAAGTATATAGTGTGGGTTATTTGTATTGTGGTGGTGATATTCTATATATTGCCAACCTCTTTGCTTCAAGTGCCTTACTTTCAGAGAAAAATATCAGAAGAAATATCCGATTACTTACAAGAAAAGATTGAAACAGAAGTTTCTATAGAGCAAATTAGCTTTCAGCCTTTCAATAAACTTATACTTAAAAATATTTTTATAGAAGACCAAGACGGCGATACTCTATTCTCGGCAAAACGAGTAGCCTGTGGCTTCGATTTATTGCCTTTGTTTCGTAAAAAATTTCATTTTAGTTCGGCTCAGCTATATACCTTTAAGCTGCATCTGAAGAAAGAGTCAGATAATGCACCTCTTAACTTACAATATATAATAGATGCGTTTAAGTCGGACAGCGAAAGCAGTAGCTCACCTATAGATGTAAACATTAAAACAATATCATTAGGACACGGAACTTTCTCTTATAAAGTAAAAGATAAAGTATCTGATAATATAAAGTTTAATCCTAAAGATATGCATCTGTCAAATATATCGGCTAAGATTAACTTACATAAACTAACCAACAACGAACTTAATGCAGATATTAAACGTCTTCGTTTTTCAGAGAAATCGGGATTTAACCTTAAACATTTATCGTTAGATATTGAAAAAAACAACGAAGGAATTGTGGTTAACAATATAAATATAGAACTACCTAAGTCGAAAATTAAACTTAAAGACGTTTATGCCGATTTTAAGGATCTTGCAGAAGAAGATAATATACTCGAAAAAGCAAACTTTGGCTTGCAGATAACGCAAACTAAAATAACGTTGCAAGATATAGCTGCTTTTGTTCCTGCGTTTACTGGTTTCGACGACTATATTGATGTGCAGACTACAGTTAAAGGCTCATTGAATAATCTTTATTGTTCAGACCTAACAATAAAAGATGGTAAAGATATGAGGTTACAGATAAATGCAAATATAAAAAATCTGTTGAGCGATAACCCATCAGATGTTTTCGTAAATGCAAACATTAAGAAATCGTATATCAACGCAAATGGTCTAACTACAATAATTAATAACTTTGCCGAAAATCCTCTTAATACTAAATACTTAAACAATTTAGGACTTATATTAATAGATGGAAATATATCAGGGTATTCTAATAATTTACATAATAAAATAAAAATAGATAGCGAAGTAGGGGATTTAGCTATAGATGTTAACTTTGGTAAATCGGCTAATTCGTTTGTTAAGGGGAATATACAATCATCGTCGGTTAATCTTAAGGGGCTATTAAACAACTCTGATGTTGGTAATGCTATCTTTAATATAAGTATGGACTTTACGGTCGATAACAATAAAAATCCTAAAGGTAAGATAGATGCCCTAATTAACGAAATAGTATATAAAAACTATAAATACGAAAATATTAGTCTTCTTGGAGAACTAACCTCTAATAGTTTTAATGGCTCTCTAAACGCCAAAAGTGTTGACGGACAACTAAACGCCGAAGGATTATTCTTATTAGATGGAGAAAACTCGGAGTTTAACTTTAAGGCAAATGCTTCTAAACTCTTTTTAGATAAACTAAACCTTACACATAAATACATAAATCCATCACTGTCGTTTAACATAGATGCTAACTTTACAGGAGATAGACCAGAGAATATGCAAGGTACTATAAACATAGATAATGTGTTGTTTTCAACTGAAAAAGGAGATTATGATATAGACCATATAGATATATATTCTAATGTAGATGGCAAATATAAAGAATGGGTAATAGATTCAGACCTTCTTAAAGGGAGTGTAAAAGGTAATTACTCTATGAAAACATTAGTCGGTAGTATTAAAAATACACTGTCGAAACATATTCCATCTATAATACCAGATGCTAAATTGCAAAAACATCAAGATAATAACATAGCGTTAGAACTATTAGTAAACGATACTCGCAAGTTTTCGTATATACTCGAATTGCCCATCTCTTTCAATAAAGGATTTAGCATAAAAGGAGACTACAATAGCGATAACGATATACTTAACTTTAATGCTTTGTGTCCAGCTCTTAAATACAAAAACAATAGAATTGAAAATGGAGAAATATTGTTAACTAATAACGATGAGGCTATTGATATTAATATAAAGGGTATTGCTTTTCAGAAGAAAAATAAAATAAGTATAGATGCAGGGTTTAATGCTTTTAACGATTCAATATATTCGTCGCTTAAATGGATAGAAAACAATAAAGGAAAATATAAAGGCGAATTAAACTTTACAACTCATCTCGATTTAGAAAACCGAAATTTACCAAAAGCTCTAATGCAATTCGACTCTTCAGAACTTGTGTTTAATGATTCTTTGTGGCTCATTTCGCCAACTATTATCGAATACAAAAACGAAGTGTTAAACATTAACAATTTCGAGGCTTCAACCGAACAACAAAAGATTAATATAGATGGATTTGTGTCTAAAGTTCCAGAAGACGAACTGAATATACTTCTCGATAATGTAAGTCTCGACTATATATTCAAATCATTGAATAAAAAAGCTCTAACATTCGGAGGCGTAGCAAGCGGATATGTAACAGCTAAAGATGTTTATAATACCCGACAACTATCTACAGTGTTAAATGTAGATAGTTTTTCTTTCAATAAAACAACATTTGGAGACCTCGACTTAAAGGGTGTCTGGAACGATGAAGATATGCTAATTGAAATGGACGGTTTTGTTTATGATAATGATTCGTGCAATGTAGCCGTAAATGGATACATACACCCTGTGAAAGAAGAAATATCTATGACATTCGATGCTCTAAATGCCGATGCTACATTCTTGCGCCGATATTTAGACAATGTAGTGCAAAACCTATCTGGCAGAATAACAGGGAAGCTACGCTTGTTTGGCGACTTAAACAATCCAACCGTAGAAGGTGATGCTTTCGTAAAAGATGGACGATTTAAGATTGACTTCTTAAATACAGAATACTCGTTTAGCGACTGGGTAAGATGTACTCCCGAACAAATAAGACTAACAAATGTATTGTTCGACGATGGACACGGAAACAAAGCTCTCGCTAATGGATTTGTTAATCATAAAGAATTTGCAAACTTTCAGTTTGAAGCTGGTTTAACCTATAGCGACTTTAAGATTTTTGATGCCACAGAAAAAACTAATCCTAATTTTTATGGTCCTGTGTTTGGCTCTGGCTCTGCTTCAATAAAAGGAACGGAACAGACAGTAAATATAGACGTTTCGATGAACAATAGCGAAAACACTCAGCTTACTCTTAACTTTATGGAGGCAAGAGATGTTGAAACATACAACTTTATAAACTTTAAGACCCCAAAAGCTGAGGATACCGTTGCTGTAGTAAATCCTTGGGAGTGGGAGGCGTCTGAAACAAAGAAAGAAGAAAACAATGAAGGTACTGAAATTATATTCAACTTAAATCTTAATGTAAATAGTCAGGCTGCAATTAATATGATTATGGATCCTTCTTCTGGAGATAAAATAACAGGGTATGGAAACGGAAATATTAACCTGCAGTATGGCTCAAAAACTTCACTAAAAGTATATGGTAATTATAATATCGAAAGAGGTAAATACAACTTTAGCTTTCAACAGGCAATATTCCGAAACTTCGATATACGAGAGGGTAGTACAATCTCTTTCAAAGGAGATCCTTTCTTAGCCGATTTAGATATAAAAGCTGTATATACAGTAACTGCAAATCTTGGCGATTTAGACCAGCAACTATTGCAAGTAAGCGCACGTAACAATGTGCCTATCGATTGTATATTATTGCTTAACGGCTCTTTAGAGCAACCTATGATTAAATTCGATCTCGAATTGCCAAACTCTACAGCCGAACTCGAACGTCAGGTTAAAAGTTATATCAGAACGGAGGATATGCTAAACCGACAAATAGTTTATCTGCTTGTTATCGGACGATTTTATACATCGCCCGAATACACACGAACAAACGGAAGGTATAACAACGATTTATCTTTGATAACTAATACTTTATCTAACCAAATAACCAACATATTAGGAACGATAACCGATAATGTACAAGTAGGAACTAAGTTTCATTACTCTGGCGAAGGGGAGGAAACCAGCACCGAAGTTGAATTGCTGCTCTCAAGCACTCTGCTGAATAATAGACTTGTAATAAACGGAAACTTCGGATATGTAGATAATCCTTATCTTCAAAACAATAATGATAATCTATCGCTAATTGGCGATTTTGATGTAGAATATAAGCTTACGCCCAAAGGTGATATTCGCCTAAAGGGGTTTAATAGATATAATTATAGAAACTATTTTAGCACTTCACCCGAAATGACACAGGGAGTAGGGGTGGTGTATCGAAAAGACTTTAATAATTGGAAAAACTTATTCTTTAGAAAAAAATCGAAGCAGGTTAATGGAACTGAGAACTAA
- a CDS encoding N6-L-threonylcarbamoyladenine synthase (product_source=KO:K01409; cath_funfam=3.30.420.40; cog=COG0533; ko=KO:K01409; pfam=PF00814; superfamily=53067; tigrfam=TIGR03723): MITILGIESSCDDTSAAIIRDGVVLSNVIAGQKIHEAYGGVVPELASRAHQQNIIPVVDQAIKQANINKADISAVAFTRGPGLLGSLLVGTSFTKGFVSALNIPMIEVNHLQAHVLAHFIKQDENDNNQPKFPFLCLLVSGGNSQIILVKDYNDMEVVGQTIDDAAGEAFDKCAKVMGLPYPGGPIIDRLAKEGDPNSFKLSKPNIKGYDYSFSGLKTSFLYLLRDNLIEDPQFIEKNKANLSASLQSTIIDILMHKLRKAAKDYKIKEVAVAGGVSANSGLRKAFEEHAEKYNWKIHIPPFSFTTDNAAMVAISGYFKYLNNDFSSVEVAPFSKIQM; this comes from the coding sequence ATGATAACAATACTTGGCATAGAGTCGTCGTGTGATGATACTTCGGCAGCAATAATCAGAGATGGTGTAGTTTTATCTAACGTTATTGCCGGACAAAAGATACACGAAGCTTACGGAGGTGTAGTGCCCGAATTAGCCTCAAGAGCTCATCAACAAAACATTATTCCTGTTGTTGATCAAGCTATTAAACAAGCTAATATAAATAAAGCCGACATTAGTGCTGTGGCTTTTACTCGAGGACCAGGCTTGTTAGGCTCTCTTTTAGTTGGCACATCGTTTACTAAAGGGTTTGTGTCGGCTCTAAATATCCCAATGATAGAAGTTAATCATTTGCAAGCTCACGTATTGGCTCACTTTATAAAGCAAGACGAGAACGACAACAATCAACCTAAGTTTCCTTTCCTCTGTTTATTGGTTTCGGGTGGTAACTCTCAAATAATATTGGTTAAAGACTATAACGATATGGAGGTTGTAGGACAAACCATCGACGATGCCGCTGGTGAAGCGTTCGACAAGTGTGCTAAAGTAATGGGGCTTCCCTATCCTGGCGGACCTATTATTGACCGATTAGCCAAAGAGGGCGATCCTAATTCTTTTAAGTTAAGCAAACCCAACATTAAAGGATACGATTATAGCTTTAGCGGATTAAAAACTTCGTTTTTGTATCTTCTAAGAGACAATCTGATTGAAGACCCTCAGTTTATAGAGAAAAACAAAGCCAATCTTAGTGCCAGTCTTCAATCAACCATAATAGATATTCTTATGCACAAACTAAGGAAAGCCGCTAAGGATTATAAAATAAAGGAAGTTGCCGTAGCTGGCGGTGTATCTGCTAATTCGGGCTTAAGAAAAGCTTTTGAAGAACACGCAGAAAAGTATAATTGGAAAATACATATCCCTCCGTTCTCTTTCACTACCGACAATGCTGCAATGGTTGCTATAAGTGGGTATTTCAAATATCTTAATAATGATTTCTCTTCGGTAGAGGTGGCTCCGTTTTCAAAGATACAGATGTAG
- a CDS encoding hypothetical protein (product_source=Hypo-rule applied; cath_funfam=2.60.40.1120; cleavage_site_network=SignalP-noTM; pfam=PF13385; superfamily=116734,49265,49464,49899; transmembrane_helix_parts=Inside_1_12,TMhelix_13_35,Outside_36_1691), whose protein sequence is MTTKLRKAKGIRKIFLLCTMFLCFLSFTVEDTQAACQWIDSNFRVIYNPMYARFEFTIRVKYREDNSGGADHHAILTERDGNKPRISVRVSGYTDYSSLFFLNVPKKKDGGKDDYDCGYIELTRKLQDGALWHGTNGTYKRVSGTSTGTYALTQNKTDDFNYFHTVYWYPSSEYAGKKLEFSLNEGKWDIRSSPPDDTNFNDKSVTREATMEDKLATPDITSIDIQKNGNTRVRYQFSSLTNVYPSTKLELLRKIKNDNKEAVVIDTKYPEHQTSSYFEGKYITDNKEYEFYLRYTTIPDSAKYTPSAHNYVFIKSSELFTATRLSSIKSLEVKALDNATLDIIWTYDKKDDDDDSKFIISVYNSYTKTWVDATKATQGITVNNDIIDSFTYPIPAAETQKGVVDYTVRVHRNYFNQGVNSSYFERDQKVEINTNYKAIDNFVFDAGDGGSTVFKWDITKKGLWNPDLLEYKLEVTGDGVKQTYTPSINEQSCIADGLMSCVDLKAKLSLIISSTKEVVSTDSTYFRAPDDKPSKISNFTASKGYYPDKVELNWTIPSDSSNFSRFIISRKNLSTNVVDSVYQTITADKRSFIDENIETGVYYGYRIGGFLDCGDKSSTQPLAKLETLGFSQPYGVVSGRITYNGDQGVKGVDVLIKGDENVPNRGLVLSSKGQKASYIKIPTEAFNPKEFTFSAWISASEYPTKGNKKTILRAPGIMELFVNSSGNLAIKKDATLATDQTDAVVMEQLALPRLDFTHLAITAKHDSLLSVYNVCIFNMGEKIWEASTPISIPDKVYSENVFVGAFDTNRNNEFDGFIDEIRFHSVALDSETILDEYDRFLNGKDDKLSAYYRCDENTSIYHLNYIFDISRKESVYNKRDAYIGDGVSWSYQTPSSDLLTNKAKTDENGNYLMNTVPYTNDGILYTVTPMFKTHSFNPNNRPVFVSPDSRVINNLDFTDNSSFPVSGRIVYENTDIPVEKVTFYVDGQICMKNNTAVTSAEDGTFTIDVPIGEHSITIKKEKHTFVNNGRYPADDLNAKTHNFNSEINNLTFYDNTTITVAGKVAGGSIEADKPLGLGDGIATIGQATIELQMLSAGKYMLNNFTDSIFNFSLANQFVSSKATVEPGSDIIRITTDSINGEFVFKMPPVAVQVINVYTKELNKHDLNYESVESIAATDLLVNLQDSVKKEDGKIYKIDYNHAMNINYRKEPTFIVKDVTKSNNVYGAFGEEFIDYIEVVEKDGVSVVDTIAVKAFTVDSIAGTVNYTFGHPVFLQLKTYRFELEAFEEYFNRDDEKQIITTKNPLAFSKVYIDNELSAADVAIYADTAALDSLNIDKSKYGTIAQVEQYTLALDSVGFGEYEFAAGFPNVNSDYTWGINIKYKNGDKDQVWDQNGDFFAYIFGNLPTGTDFITKGPDEVHYVLRDPPGSNSLAVLEEQSIFTGGVNFNLAFSRMRGINYDVQSEMNVKTAIGIPGAYKITEQYFEYGKVRGLDATFTFSNGFKYTHSTVNTKRITTAADALNVGASADVFIGNATNIVIGTATDVGLIKQNDGSFIVGDKEVDTMGSKFSTEFVYTSSHIERSLIPELKESRNNQLIKVDKSVYNTRYPNNTDKIIYITTLDEGHPYYGRNNNDNVFGDPDDLDPAIYGYEDDDLNDNVGVISGKSYIMIFPKNFFDANSTHTHRGYNILA, encoded by the coding sequence ATGACAACAAAATTAAGGAAAGCAAAAGGAATAAGAAAAATATTCCTTTTATGTACTATGTTTTTGTGTTTCTTATCGTTTACGGTAGAAGACACACAAGCAGCCTGCCAGTGGATAGACAGCAATTTCAGGGTCATCTACAATCCTATGTATGCTCGATTTGAATTTACAATACGGGTAAAGTATCGTGAAGACAATAGCGGTGGAGCTGACCACCATGCTATATTAACAGAGCGAGACGGCAATAAGCCCAGAATTAGTGTAAGAGTTAGCGGATACACAGATTACTCTTCTCTTTTCTTTCTTAATGTTCCAAAAAAGAAAGATGGAGGTAAAGACGATTACGACTGTGGCTATATAGAGCTTACTCGAAAATTACAAGATGGAGCATTATGGCACGGAACCAATGGGACTTACAAACGTGTATCGGGGACAAGCACAGGCACATACGCTCTTACCCAAAACAAAACAGACGATTTTAATTATTTCCACACTGTTTATTGGTATCCATCATCAGAGTATGCTGGCAAAAAATTAGAATTTTCTCTAAACGAAGGGAAATGGGATATAAGAAGTAGCCCCCCTGATGACACAAACTTTAACGACAAATCCGTTACAAGAGAAGCTACTATGGAAGATAAGTTAGCTACTCCCGACATAACATCTATAGACATTCAAAAGAATGGAAATACCAGAGTAAGGTATCAGTTTAGTTCGCTTACCAATGTATATCCAAGCACTAAATTAGAGCTATTAAGAAAAATAAAAAATGACAATAAAGAAGCTGTTGTTATTGATACTAAATATCCCGAACACCAAACTTCAAGTTATTTCGAGGGCAAATACATTACAGATAACAAAGAGTATGAGTTCTACTTAAGATACACTACTATTCCCGACTCTGCAAAATATACCCCAAGTGCGCATAATTATGTATTTATTAAATCATCAGAGTTATTCACTGCCACAAGGTTATCTTCGATAAAGAGTCTTGAAGTTAAAGCATTAGACAACGCAACTTTAGATATTATATGGACTTACGATAAAAAAGATGACGACGATGATAGTAAGTTTATAATTTCGGTATACAACTCCTATACAAAAACATGGGTTGATGCAACTAAAGCCACTCAAGGTATTACTGTAAACAACGATATTATCGATTCTTTTACATATCCAATACCTGCCGCTGAAACTCAAAAAGGGGTAGTTGATTATACAGTTAGAGTTCATCGTAATTACTTCAATCAGGGTGTAAACTCTAGTTACTTCGAAAGAGACCAGAAAGTTGAAATAAATACAAATTATAAAGCAATAGACAATTTTGTTTTTGATGCGGGAGATGGAGGTTCAACTGTATTTAAGTGGGATATTACAAAGAAAGGTTTATGGAATCCTGATTTATTAGAATATAAACTTGAAGTAACAGGCGACGGAGTTAAACAAACATATACTCCAAGTATAAACGAACAAAGTTGCATAGCCGACGGATTAATGTCGTGTGTTGATTTGAAAGCTAAATTAAGCTTAATTATTTCGTCGACTAAAGAAGTTGTTAGTACCGACAGTACATACTTTAGAGCACCTGATGACAAGCCTAGTAAAATCAGTAATTTTACAGCATCGAAAGGTTATTATCCCGACAAGGTAGAATTAAACTGGACTATACCTTCCGACTCTTCAAACTTTAGTAGATTTATTATTTCGCGGAAAAACTTAAGCACTAATGTAGTCGACAGTGTTTATCAAACAATTACAGCAGACAAGAGATCTTTTATCGACGAAAACATCGAAACAGGTGTTTACTATGGTTATAGAATTGGTGGCTTTTTAGACTGTGGAGATAAAAGCAGTACTCAACCTTTAGCTAAATTAGAGACTTTAGGGTTTTCTCAGCCTTATGGTGTAGTATCGGGTAGAATTACATATAATGGCGACCAAGGAGTAAAAGGTGTTGATGTTTTAATTAAAGGAGATGAAAACGTCCCCAACAGAGGACTTGTTCTTTCATCTAAAGGACAGAAAGCTTCTTATATAAAAATACCTACAGAGGCTTTCAATCCAAAAGAATTTACATTCTCGGCTTGGATTAGTGCAAGCGAATATCCTACCAAAGGCAATAAGAAAACAATATTAAGAGCTCCTGGCATTATGGAGTTATTTGTTAACTCATCTGGTAATTTAGCTATAAAAAAAGACGCTACATTAGCTACAGATCAAACCGATGCGGTAGTAATGGAGCAATTGGCACTACCTCGTCTCGATTTTACTCATTTAGCAATTACTGCAAAACACGATAGTTTGTTGTCTGTTTATAATGTATGCATATTTAATATGGGCGAAAAGATATGGGAAGCTTCAACTCCTATTTCTATTCCCGATAAGGTTTACTCCGAAAATGTTTTTGTAGGAGCTTTCGATACTAATCGCAATAATGAGTTTGACGGATTTATTGACGAAATAAGATTTCACTCTGTTGCTTTAGATTCGGAAACAATTCTTGACGAATATGATAGGTTCTTGAATGGTAAAGATGATAAACTGTCGGCTTATTATCGTTGCGATGAGAATACATCTATTTATCACCTTAATTACATATTCGACATTTCAAGAAAAGAAAGTGTTTACAATAAACGTGACGCATATATTGGAGACGGTGTAAGCTGGTCTTACCAAACTCCTTCGTCTGATTTATTAACTAACAAAGCTAAAACAGACGAAAATGGTAACTATCTTATGAATACCGTACCATATACAAACGATGGTATATTGTACACGGTTACTCCTATGTTTAAGACTCACTCTTTCAATCCTAACAATCGTCCGGTATTTGTTAGCCCCGACTCTCGTGTGATAAACAATCTTGACTTTACCGATAACTCGTCGTTCCCTGTTTCGGGTAGAATTGTATATGAGAACACAGATATACCAGTAGAAAAAGTTACTTTTTATGTAGACGGACAAATCTGTATGAAAAATAATACTGCAGTAACCTCTGCCGAAGACGGAACATTTACGATAGATGTTCCTATTGGTGAACATTCGATAACAATAAAGAAAGAAAAACATACCTTCGTAAACAACGGTCGTTATCCTGCAGACGATTTGAATGCTAAAACACATAATTTCAACTCTGAAATAAATAATCTTACATTCTACGATAATACTACTATCACCGTTGCCGGTAAAGTAGCCGGAGGTAGCATTGAGGCAGACAAACCATTAGGTTTGGGCGATGGTATTGCAACTATAGGACAGGCAACAATAGAACTACAAATGCTAAGTGCTGGAAAATATATGCTTAATAATTTCACTGATAGCATATTTAACTTTAGCTTAGCTAATCAATTTGTATCTTCTAAAGCTACTGTCGAGCCGGGATCTGACATAATACGCATAACAACCGATAGTATAAATGGTGAGTTCGTATTCAAGATGCCCCCTGTAGCCGTGCAAGTGATTAATGTTTACACAAAAGAACTTAACAAACACGACTTAAATTACGAATCGGTAGAAAGCATTGCTGCAACAGACTTACTTGTTAATTTACAAGATTCGGTAAAAAAAGAAGATGGTAAGATATACAAAATAGATTACAATCACGCAATGAATATAAATTATCGAAAAGAACCTACATTTATAGTTAAAGATGTTACAAAATCTAACAATGTATATGGTGCCTTCGGTGAAGAATTTATTGATTACATTGAAGTTGTAGAAAAAGATGGAGTGTCGGTTGTTGACACTATCGCCGTTAAAGCTTTTACGGTAGACTCTATCGCAGGAACTGTTAATTATACTTTTGGTCACCCTGTATTTCTGCAATTAAAGACATACAGATTCGAGTTAGAAGCTTTCGAAGAGTATTTTAATCGCGATGATGAAAAACAAATAATTACGACTAAGAATCCTTTGGCGTTTAGCAAAGTATATATCGACAACGAGCTAAGTGCTGCCGATGTTGCTATCTATGCCGACACTGCTGCTTTGGATAGTCTAAACATCGACAAAAGTAAATACGGAACAATAGCTCAAGTGGAGCAATACACTCTTGCTTTAGACTCGGTTGGTTTTGGTGAATATGAGTTTGCTGCTGGTTTTCCTAATGTTAATAGCGACTACACTTGGGGTATTAATATAAAGTACAAAAACGGAGATAAAGATCAAGTCTGGGATCAAAACGGTGACTTCTTTGCTTACATTTTTGGTAATCTTCCTACAGGAACAGACTTTATAACAAAGGGACCAGATGAAGTACATTATGTATTAAGAGACCCTCCAGGCTCTAACAGCTTGGCAGTATTAGAAGAACAATCAATTTTTACAGGTGGAGTCAATTTTAATTTAGCATTCTCTAGAATGAGAGGCATCAACTACGATGTACAAAGTGAAATGAATGTAAAGACTGCCATAGGAATTCCAGGAGCATACAAAATTACAGAGCAGTATTTTGAATACGGAAAAGTCAGAGGCTTAGATGCTACATTTACATTTTCAAATGGATTTAAGTACACCCATTCAACAGTAAATACAAAAAGAATAACAACTGCAGCCGACGCATTGAATGTTGGAGCATCTGCCGATGTATTTATTGGCAATGCTACTAATATAGTAATAGGGACAGCTACAGATGTAGGTTTAATAAAACAAAACGATGGTAGCTTTATTGTTGGAGATAAAGAGGTTGACACTATGGGGTCGAAATTTAGCACAGAGTTTGTTTATACATCTTCTCATATAGAAAGGTCTTTAATCCCTGAGTTGAAAGAGAGTCGAAACAATCAGTTGATAAAAGTTGATAAAAGTGTTTACAACACAAGATACCCTAACAACACAGATAAAATAATATACATCACTACTTTAGACGAAGGTCACCCTTATTATGGTAGAAACAATAACGATAACGTTTTTGGAGACCCAGATGATCTTGATCCTGCAATATATGGATATGAAGATGACGACCTGAATGATAATGTTGGAGTTATATCTGGGAAAAGCTATATTATGATTTTTCCAAAAAATTTCTTTGATGCTAACTCCACACACACACACAGAGGATACAATATCTTGGCATAA